In a single window of the Rhodamnia argentea isolate NSW1041297 chromosome 2, ASM2092103v1, whole genome shotgun sequence genome:
- the LOC125313658 gene encoding uncharacterized protein LOC125313658, whose product MGRHTRERAAAIAQAAEATVVAHGGNVNRGNDNGNRQMHRLVEQFLKLKPAKFTGKGDPEAAPRWIEDPEKAFEVLGCTEEEKVTPAVYRLQDTASDWWKATKGRVFPEGKVPNWTIFTEVFNGKYFSETAQERKMLEFQQLR is encoded by the coding sequence atgggtaggcaCACTCGAGAACGAGCcgccgctattgcccaagccgccgaggctACTGTTGTTGCCCATGGAGGCAATGTTAATCGGGGAAATGACAATGGGAATAGGCAGATGCATCGGCTAGTAGAAcagttcttgaagttgaaacCGGCAAAATTCACTGGAAAGGGTGACCCAGAAgctgcacctcgttggatagaagatCCGGAGAAGGCATTTGAGGTTTTGGGTTGCACCGAGGAGGAGAAAGTAACCCCGGCAGTGTATCGGCTTCAAGACACGGccagtgattggtggaaggccaccaagggaagagttttcccggagggtaAAGTACCGAATTGGACTATCTTCACCGAAGTCTTCAATGGGAAATACTTTTCAGAGACTGCTCAGGAGCGaaagatgttagaatttcagcagctcCGCTAA